One stretch of Streptomyces sp. NBC_00443 DNA includes these proteins:
- a CDS encoding glycerophosphodiester phosphodiesterase family protein: MHPRRRSLLLAAAGTTVAATVPAPAAADPRPSPRPLVIGHRGAAGWRPEHTAASYTYAVQTGADWIEPDLVPTKDHVLVVRHENEISQTTDVASHPEFADRRTTKTVDGRAVTGWFTEDFTLAELKTLRAVERLPLVRNRNTVFDGREEVLTFQEVVDLARRLSKTYGRTIAVFPETKHPTYFRSLGLPLEPRLAYVIRRNRLGPRECVVQSFEPTSLKRVAAERLRVPLWQALGTTGGPYDLVSAGDPTTYKDMMSPAGLARIAEYAQWIGPDKSSVAGTSLVADAHAAGLRIGPYTFRAENQFLPAAFRRGSGANDFGDAFAEYALYYGLGVDAVVTDFPDLAVMARRG, encoded by the coding sequence ATGCATCCGAGACGTAGATCCCTGCTGCTCGCGGCCGCCGGCACCACGGTGGCCGCGACCGTACCCGCACCGGCGGCCGCCGACCCCCGCCCTTCGCCCCGGCCGCTCGTCATCGGCCATCGCGGCGCGGCCGGCTGGCGCCCCGAACACACGGCGGCCTCGTACACGTACGCCGTGCAGACCGGTGCCGACTGGATCGAACCGGACCTCGTCCCGACGAAGGACCACGTCCTGGTCGTCCGGCACGAGAACGAGATCTCGCAGACGACGGACGTGGCGTCGCACCCGGAGTTCGCGGACCGCCGTACGACGAAGACGGTGGACGGGCGGGCGGTGACCGGCTGGTTCACGGAGGACTTCACGCTGGCGGAGCTGAAGACGCTGCGGGCGGTGGAGCGGCTGCCGCTGGTCCGCAACCGCAACACGGTGTTCGACGGCCGGGAGGAGGTCCTCACCTTCCAGGAGGTGGTGGACCTGGCGCGCAGGCTGTCGAAGACGTACGGCCGTACGATCGCCGTCTTCCCGGAGACCAAGCATCCGACGTACTTCCGCTCACTCGGCCTGCCCCTGGAGCCCAGGCTCGCGTACGTGATCCGCCGCAACCGGCTCGGCCCTCGCGAGTGCGTGGTGCAGTCCTTCGAGCCGACGAGCCTGAAGCGGGTCGCGGCCGAGCGGCTGAGGGTGCCGCTGTGGCAGGCGCTGGGGACCACGGGCGGGCCGTACGACCTGGTCTCGGCCGGTGATCCGACGACGTACAAGGACATGATGAGCCCGGCGGGGCTGGCGCGGATCGCCGAGTACGCGCAGTGGATCGGGCCGGACAAGTCGTCGGTCGCCGGTACGTCGCTCGTCGCGGACGCTCATGCGGCGGGGCTGCGGATCGGGCCGTACACGTTCCGCGCGGAGAACCAGTTCCTGCCGGCGGCCTTCCGGCGCGGTAGCGGAGCGAACGATTTCGGGGACGCGTTCGCCGAGTACGCGCTGTACTACGGGCTGGGGGTCGACGCCGTGGTGACCGACTTCCCCGATCTGGCGGTGATGGCTAGGAGGGGCTGA
- a CDS encoding 2-hydroxyacid dehydrogenase yields MTNGNIVRVVAAGDHFILPSLIREAVEHEAERTTVKELTLGWPLDPFGPVAEVTEASDAEDELIEALVGAQVLVTQMGPVTERVLDACPGLRLVVVCRGGPVNVNLDAAKRHDVRVCYAPGRNAAATAEFTVGLMLAALRRIPQAHDLLARQGSWEGATYYTYEHSGLELEDLPVGLVGYGAVGSRVARVLGAFGARVMVHDPYVHGEIHGLRVASLDELLRASRVITLHARLTTETRGLIGARELALLPQGAVVVNAARGPLLDEDALCTALENGHLSAAALDTYAQEPLPPASRLHALTDRVVLTPHLGGASRAVAEKAARIAADEVGRWVRGEPLAHCLT; encoded by the coding sequence ATGACCAACGGGAACATCGTGCGTGTGGTGGCCGCGGGCGACCACTTCATCCTGCCGTCGCTGATCAGAGAGGCGGTGGAGCACGAGGCAGAGCGGACGACCGTGAAGGAACTGACCCTCGGCTGGCCGCTGGACCCCTTCGGTCCCGTGGCGGAGGTGACGGAGGCGAGCGACGCCGAGGACGAGCTGATCGAGGCGCTCGTCGGTGCACAGGTGCTGGTCACCCAGATGGGCCCGGTCACGGAACGCGTCCTCGACGCCTGCCCCGGCCTCCGCCTGGTCGTCGTCTGCCGGGGCGGCCCGGTGAACGTCAATCTGGACGCGGCCAAGCGGCACGACGTCCGGGTCTGCTACGCGCCCGGCCGCAACGCCGCCGCCACCGCCGAGTTCACGGTCGGTCTGATGCTGGCGGCCCTGCGCCGCATTCCACAGGCCCACGACCTTCTTGCCCGGCAGGGCAGTTGGGAGGGGGCCACCTACTACACGTACGAGCACAGCGGCCTGGAACTGGAGGACCTGCCGGTCGGCCTGGTCGGCTACGGGGCCGTGGGCAGCAGGGTGGCGCGCGTGCTGGGCGCGTTCGGTGCACGGGTCATGGTGCACGACCCCTACGTCCACGGCGAGATCCACGGCCTGCGGGTCGCGTCCCTGGACGAACTCCTGCGCGCCTCCCGGGTGATCACCCTCCACGCCCGTCTCACCACCGAGACCCGAGGCCTGATCGGCGCCCGCGAACTCGCCCTGCTGCCGCAGGGTGCGGTGGTCGTCAACGCGGCCCGCGGCCCACTGCTGGACGAGGACGCCCTGTGCACCGCTCTGGAGAACGGCCACCTGTCGGCGGCGGCCCTGGACACGTACGCCCAGGAGCCGTTGCCCCCGGCCTCACGCCTGCACGCCCTCACCGACCGCGTCGTACTCACTCCCCACCTGGGCGGGGCGTCCCGCGCGGTCGCGGAGAAGGCGGCCCGGATCGCCGCCGACGAGGTGGGCCGCTGGGTGCGCGGGGAGCCCCTCGCGCACTGCCTGACCTGA
- a CDS encoding ABC transporter ATP-binding protein, which translates to MIRLREIRKTFGKVTALDGLELDVPEGEFFCLLGPSGAGKTTTLKTVAGLETPDAGTVELDGKDMRGIEPYDRGVAMCFESYALYPHKSAHDNLASPLRSPRHRLPAAQARERIGEVAELLGISALLDRPVGQLSNGQRQRVALGRVLVRPARAFLLDEPLSHLDAKLRQQMRAELKAIGAVRRTTTLYVTHDSVEALALGDRIGVIRGGRIVQTGTREEIWYRPHDTEVARAFGRPRINLVPGTVTPDGGFRSPDGKVELPIRAGAAPATEVLIGVRPRDLTLGGGLGHELTGTVYVTEVLGRSIEVTVRLGEQHVSLVAPRGDAAGLRPDDPVRLSVRPENLLLFEADRPERPGRRIETP; encoded by the coding sequence GTGATCCGCCTGAGGGAGATCCGGAAGACGTTCGGCAAGGTCACAGCGCTGGACGGGCTGGAACTGGACGTGCCCGAGGGCGAGTTCTTCTGTCTGCTCGGCCCGTCCGGCGCCGGCAAGACCACGACCCTGAAGACCGTCGCCGGGCTGGAGACGCCCGACGCCGGCACGGTCGAACTCGACGGCAAGGACATGCGCGGCATCGAGCCCTACGACCGTGGCGTGGCGATGTGCTTCGAGAGCTACGCCCTCTACCCGCACAAGTCCGCCCACGACAATCTCGCCTCGCCGCTCCGTTCCCCCCGGCACCGCCTCCCCGCTGCGCAGGCTCGGGAACGGATCGGCGAGGTGGCCGAACTCCTCGGCATTTCAGCCCTGTTGGACCGTCCCGTCGGGCAACTCTCCAACGGTCAGCGACAGCGCGTCGCCCTCGGCCGGGTCCTGGTCCGCCCGGCCCGGGCCTTCCTCCTCGACGAGCCCCTGTCCCACCTCGACGCCAAGCTGCGCCAGCAGATGCGGGCCGAGCTCAAGGCGATCGGGGCGGTACGGCGCACGACCACCCTCTATGTCACCCACGACTCCGTCGAGGCACTGGCGCTCGGCGACCGGATCGGGGTCATCCGGGGCGGGCGGATCGTGCAGACGGGGACGCGGGAGGAGATCTGGTACCGGCCCCACGACACGGAGGTCGCGCGGGCCTTCGGCAGGCCACGCATCAATCTGGTGCCGGGGACCGTGACGCCCGACGGCGGTTTCCGTTCGCCGGACGGCAAGGTCGAGCTGCCGATCCGGGCCGGGGCGGCTCCCGCCACGGAGGTGCTGATCGGCGTCCGGCCCCGCGATCTCACCCTCGGCGGGGGTCTCGGACACGAACTCACCGGCACGGTCTACGTCACGGAGGTGCTCGGCCGGTCCATCGAGGTCACCGTCCGGCTCGGCGAGCAGCACGTGTCGCTGGTCGCCCCGCGCGGCGACGCGGCCGGCCTTCGACCCGACGATCCGGTCCGGCTGTCGGTCCGGCCTGAGAACCTGCTGCTGTTCGAGGCCGACCGGCCGGAGCGACCAGGACGACGGATCGAGACACCATGA
- a CDS encoding DeoR/GlpR family DNA-binding transcription regulator — MSSNHSSGQQGPAARQSAMAEQVLADGSATAAELAERFGVSLMTIHRDLDELERQGIVRKSRGGVTAQPSGVFESNVQYRLKTMRAQKAAVADRALKLIEPGMAIMLDDSTSTLEIARRLRLGEVTPLTVVTNFLEAINLLSDQRGIHLMALGGDYDPLHSSFLGVSCVEAIEQLRVDVCFASTSAVRGGYAYHQEQHIVSVKRAMLDAAARNILLIDHTKLARVALHRVVPLSRFDLLLVDDGASAEALRDLDEHKVRYEVCATKGSDDRAGAT, encoded by the coding sequence ATGAGCAGCAACCACAGCAGCGGTCAGCAGGGCCCCGCGGCCCGGCAGTCCGCCATGGCCGAGCAGGTCCTCGCCGACGGTTCGGCGACGGCCGCCGAGCTGGCCGAGCGGTTCGGCGTCAGCCTGATGACGATCCACCGGGACCTCGACGAGCTCGAACGGCAGGGAATCGTAAGGAAGTCGAGGGGCGGGGTGACCGCGCAGCCGTCCGGTGTCTTCGAGTCCAACGTCCAGTACCGGCTGAAGACCATGCGCGCGCAGAAGGCCGCCGTGGCCGACCGTGCCCTGAAGCTGATCGAGCCGGGCATGGCGATCATGCTGGACGACTCCACCTCCACCCTGGAGATAGCCCGCAGACTGCGGCTCGGCGAGGTGACCCCGCTGACGGTCGTGACCAACTTCCTGGAAGCCATCAACCTCCTCTCCGACCAGCGCGGCATCCACCTCATGGCCCTGGGCGGCGACTACGACCCGCTGCACTCGTCGTTCCTCGGCGTGTCCTGCGTCGAGGCGATCGAGCAGCTGCGCGTGGACGTCTGCTTCGCGTCGACGTCGGCCGTGCGCGGGGGTTACGCCTACCACCAGGAGCAGCACATCGTGTCGGTGAAGCGGGCCATGCTCGACGCGGCCGCCCGCAACATCCTGCTGATCGACCACACCAAGCTCGCCCGCGTCGCCCTGCACCGGGTGGTCCCCCTCTCCCGCTTCGATCTGCTCCTCGTGGACGACGGGGCGTCGGCGGAGGCGCTGCGGGACCTGGACGAGCACAAGGTCCGTTACGAGGTTTGCGCGACGAAGGGCAGCGATGACCGAGCTGGAGCTACGTGA
- a CDS encoding carbohydrate ABC transporter permease, which yields MGWRLALRPYVLIVPALLLTCGILYPFGLGLYYTLFDFSASKPQPDMVRFENYETVFTQEAFWNSAWVTVLYAVGAAAVETVLGVAVALLLHRSSMVGRVLEKILILPLMIAPVIAAIIWKLMLQPSVGVINYLLRPFGLGGVQWTDTPTGALLSSIAVDVWVYTPFVAILALAGLRSLPASPFEAAAVDGAGWWYTFRRLTLPMLWPYVLVAVIFRFMDSLKVFDIIYALTEGGPGDSTVVLQIRAYLEAIRFQRYSFGISYTIVLWAVVYLAAMVLVKHLGKIQRKAAEVAAK from the coding sequence ATGGGATGGCGGCTCGCCCTTCGCCCGTACGTCCTGATCGTCCCCGCCCTGCTGCTGACCTGCGGAATCCTCTACCCCTTCGGGCTCGGCCTCTACTACACCCTGTTCGACTTCTCGGCGAGCAAGCCCCAGCCGGACATGGTGCGGTTCGAGAACTACGAGACCGTCTTCACGCAGGAGGCCTTCTGGAACTCGGCGTGGGTGACGGTGCTGTACGCGGTGGGGGCCGCCGCCGTCGAGACGGTCCTCGGGGTCGCCGTCGCCCTGCTGCTGCACCGGTCGTCGATGGTCGGAAGGGTGCTGGAGAAGATCCTCATCCTGCCGTTGATGATCGCGCCGGTGATCGCGGCGATCATCTGGAAGCTGATGCTCCAGCCGTCGGTGGGGGTGATCAACTACCTGCTGAGACCCTTCGGGCTCGGCGGAGTCCAGTGGACGGACACGCCGACCGGCGCCCTGCTGTCGTCGATCGCCGTGGACGTCTGGGTCTACACCCCGTTCGTCGCGATCCTCGCCCTGGCCGGCCTGCGTTCACTGCCGGCCTCTCCCTTCGAGGCGGCGGCCGTCGACGGGGCGGGCTGGTGGTACACCTTCCGGCGGCTGACGCTGCCGATGCTGTGGCCGTACGTCCTGGTGGCGGTGATCTTCCGGTTCATGGACTCGCTGAAGGTGTTCGACATCATCTACGCCCTCACGGAGGGCGGGCCGGGCGACTCGACCGTCGTGCTCCAGATCAGGGCATATCTGGAGGCGATCCGCTTCCAGCGGTACTCCTTCGGGATCAGCTACACGATCGTGCTGTGGGCCGTGGTGTATCTCGCCGCGATGGTGCTGGTGAAGCACCTGGGGAAGATCCAGCGGAAGGCGGCGGAGGTGGCCGCGAAATGA
- a CDS encoding ABC transporter ATP-binding protein → MTELELRDLRKTYRARGRPAVDAVRGIDLALRSGELLGLLGPSGCGKSTTLRMIAGLETVTGGDILVGGASVTARPAQQRNIGVAFENYALYPPLTVAQNLAFGLRARRRADRVDRADVDRKVKEIAARVDLTAILDAHPAGLSSGQKQRVSLARALIREPDVLLLDEPLSHLDAAQRDTTRRELKRIQRDLGHTTILVTHDQEEALSLADRIAVMKDGVIQQLGTPYEIYDSPANVFVADFVGEPAINLLRGVADTDAHARLSDTVRIALPVPVPKGREVTVGIRPEDLTLTGEDDGLPARVVAHEPLLESGIATLTLDGLDTPLVVLTDPEVRLAHDDRVHVTADPHLTHVFDAETGDSLR, encoded by the coding sequence ATGACCGAGCTGGAGCTACGTGATCTGCGCAAGACCTACCGCGCACGGGGCCGCCCGGCGGTGGACGCCGTACGCGGCATCGACCTCGCCCTGCGTTCCGGGGAACTGCTCGGCCTCCTGGGCCCGTCGGGCTGCGGAAAGTCCACCACCCTGCGCATGATCGCCGGGCTGGAGACGGTGACCGGCGGGGACATCCTGGTCGGCGGGGCCTCCGTGACCGCGCGCCCGGCCCAGCAGCGCAACATCGGCGTCGCGTTCGAGAACTACGCCCTCTACCCACCGCTGACGGTGGCGCAGAACCTGGCGTTCGGCCTGAGGGCACGCAGACGGGCCGACCGGGTCGACCGTGCCGACGTCGACCGCAAGGTCAAGGAGATCGCCGCACGCGTCGACCTCACCGCCATCCTCGACGCCCACCCGGCCGGCCTGTCCAGCGGCCAGAAGCAACGCGTGTCCCTGGCCCGGGCCCTGATCCGCGAACCGGACGTCCTCCTCCTCGACGAGCCCCTCTCCCACCTCGACGCCGCCCAGCGCGACACGACCCGCCGCGAACTCAAGCGCATCCAGCGCGACCTGGGCCATACGACCATCCTGGTCACCCACGACCAGGAGGAGGCCCTGTCGCTGGCCGACCGGATCGCCGTGATGAAGGACGGCGTCATCCAGCAGCTCGGCACCCCGTACGAGATCTACGACAGCCCGGCCAACGTCTTCGTCGCGGACTTCGTCGGCGAACCCGCGATCAACCTCCTCCGCGGCGTCGCGGACACCGACGCCCACGCCCGCCTCTCCGACACGGTACGGATCGCGCTGCCGGTGCCGGTGCCAAAGGGCCGGGAGGTGACGGTCGGCATCCGCCCGGAGGACCTGACCCTGACCGGCGAGGACGACGGCCTGCCCGCCCGCGTCGTGGCCCACGAACCGCTCCTGGAGTCGGGCATCGCGACGCTCACCCTCGACGGCCTCGACACCCCCCTGGTCGTCCTCACCGACCCCGAGGTCCGCCTCGCCCACGACGACCGCGTCCACGTCACCGCCGACCCTCACCTCACCCATGTCTTCGACGCCGAGACAGGAGACTCCCTCCGATGA
- a CDS encoding carbohydrate ABC transporter permease, which translates to MKRTDQVTRQKRLLGWAADAALILYFVFALFPIAWMVILSLKPTNQLFSTYFSFSPTLDGYRTVLGDSEGIPFVRFFVNSLVVSVGAVVLSLLVGLPAAYASARWRFKGSENLMFTLLSFRFAPELTVIIPLFVLYQKLGLFDTYVGMVWVLQLVTLPLIVWIMRSYFADLTPELEQAALLDGYTRKQAFVRVALPLVKPGVAAVSLLAFIFAWNNFVFPLILTSNEAQTVTVGALSFLGGDRPKYNLTAAAALVSVVPPLLLALTIQRYLVRGLSFGAVKS; encoded by the coding sequence ATGAAACGTACGGACCAAGTGACCCGGCAGAAGCGCCTGTTGGGCTGGGCGGCCGACGCCGCGCTCATCCTCTACTTCGTCTTCGCGCTGTTCCCGATCGCCTGGATGGTGATCCTGTCGCTGAAGCCGACGAACCAGCTCTTCTCCACGTACTTCTCGTTCTCCCCCACACTCGACGGCTACCGCACGGTCCTCGGCGACAGCGAGGGCATCCCGTTCGTGCGGTTCTTCGTCAACAGCCTGGTGGTGTCGGTGGGAGCGGTCGTGCTGTCGCTCCTGGTCGGACTGCCGGCCGCGTACGCCTCGGCACGCTGGCGTTTCAAGGGCTCGGAGAACCTGATGTTCACGCTGCTGTCGTTCCGGTTCGCACCCGAACTCACCGTGATCATCCCGCTGTTCGTGCTCTACCAGAAGCTCGGGCTGTTCGACACGTACGTCGGCATGGTGTGGGTGCTCCAGCTGGTCACGCTGCCGCTGATCGTGTGGATCATGCGGTCGTACTTCGCCGACCTCACGCCCGAGCTGGAGCAGGCGGCGCTGCTGGACGGCTACACACGCAAGCAGGCCTTCGTGAGGGTGGCGCTCCCGCTGGTGAAGCCGGGAGTGGCGGCCGTGTCCCTGCTCGCCTTCATCTTCGCGTGGAACAACTTCGTCTTCCCGCTGATCCTGACCTCCAACGAGGCGCAGACCGTGACCGTGGGCGCGCTGTCCTTCCTCGGCGGGGACCGGCCCAAGTACAACCTCACGGCCGCCGCCGCGCTCGTCTCCGTCGTACCGCCACTGCTGCTGGCCCTCACCATCCAGCGGTATCTGGTGCGGGGGCTGTCGTTCGGGGCGGTGAAGTCGTGA
- a CDS encoding FGGY-family carbohydrate kinase, which translates to MYVGIDVGTSTVKAAAFDAEGRELAVVARPVDLALHGGFVEQDMEEVYGAVVAVLREVTGQVPGQIELAGLTGQGDGVWLVDADGHPVRPAASWMDGRAHELVDRWLADGTFETVFRRTGGAMFPGSPGPLLAWLDSHEPKALDAAATALYCKDMVFQRLTGAAPTTDVSDASMPFLDPRTRAYDNRVVELLGLTHRRGLLAPVSDPVATAQTRGEGLPDGTRIANGPYDLPASALGAGVTSPGDGLLIVGTCLAALVATTDLDLTGEPAGLFITTDRPGHWLRAMPAMVGTAALDWVLSTTGVRHEEVDGLLAETPPGAHGVRVLPYFAPSGERAPFVEPRLRAELTGVSLESTRADLVRATCEGIGYAARHCLQAAGLTGTLAVCGGGTRSPAWMRLLADVLGRPLRVVEGEVGARGAVLAAAERYGVALDAQAWTRPTAVVEPDGERAAYYARAYEDHLARLTEARERARRT; encoded by the coding sequence ATGTACGTCGGTATCGATGTAGGCACGTCCACGGTGAAGGCCGCCGCGTTCGACGCGGAGGGCCGTGAACTCGCCGTCGTCGCCCGCCCGGTGGACCTCGCGCTGCACGGCGGTTTCGTCGAGCAGGACATGGAGGAGGTGTACGGGGCGGTGGTGGCCGTCCTCCGCGAGGTCACCGGACAGGTACCGGGGCAGATCGAGCTGGCCGGCCTGACCGGCCAGGGCGACGGCGTGTGGCTGGTGGACGCGGACGGGCACCCCGTGCGCCCCGCCGCCTCCTGGATGGACGGCCGGGCGCACGAACTGGTCGACCGCTGGCTGGCGGACGGCACGTTCGAGACGGTGTTCCGGCGGACGGGGGGCGCGATGTTCCCGGGGTCTCCGGGGCCGCTGCTGGCCTGGCTGGACAGCCACGAGCCGAAGGCGCTGGATGCCGCGGCCACCGCCCTGTACTGCAAGGACATGGTGTTCCAGCGGCTGACGGGAGCAGCCCCGACGACGGACGTGTCGGACGCCTCCATGCCCTTCCTCGACCCCCGCACCCGGGCCTACGACAACCGAGTGGTCGAACTCCTCGGCCTGACCCACCGCCGCGGCCTCCTCGCTCCCGTCAGCGACCCGGTCGCGACCGCACAGACCCGCGGCGAGGGCCTCCCGGACGGGACCCGGATCGCGAACGGCCCGTACGACCTCCCGGCCAGCGCGCTCGGCGCGGGCGTGACGTCCCCCGGCGACGGTCTCCTCATCGTCGGCACCTGTCTGGCCGCCCTGGTCGCGACCACCGACCTCGACCTGACCGGTGAGCCGGCCGGCCTGTTCATCACCACCGACCGCCCGGGGCACTGGCTGCGCGCGATGCCCGCGATGGTCGGTACGGCCGCGCTGGACTGGGTGCTGTCGACGACGGGCGTCCGGCACGAGGAGGTCGACGGGCTGCTGGCCGAGACCCCGCCGGGGGCGCACGGGGTGCGGGTGCTGCCGTACTTCGCGCCCTCGGGCGAGCGCGCGCCCTTCGTCGAGCCACGTCTGCGCGCCGAACTGACCGGCGTCTCCCTGGAGTCGACCCGCGCCGACCTCGTCCGGGCGACCTGCGAGGGGATCGGCTACGCGGCCCGGCACTGTCTTCAGGCGGCGGGCCTCACGGGGACCCTGGCCGTGTGCGGTGGCGGTACGCGCAGCCCGGCCTGGATGCGGCTGCTCGCCGATGTCCTCGGGCGCCCGCTGCGGGTCGTCGAGGGCGAGGTGGGCGCGCGGGGCGCGGTGCTGGCGGCGGCCGAGCGGTACGGGGTGGCGCTGGACGCGCAGGCGTGGACACGGCCGACGGCGGTCGTCGAGCCGGACGGAGAGCGGGCGGCGTACTACGCGAGGGCGTACGAGGACCATCTGGCCCGCCTGACCGAGGCGCGCGAGCGGGCACGACGCACCTGA